One part of the Pseudoalteromonas ulvae UL12 genome encodes these proteins:
- a CDS encoding TonB-dependent receptor — protein sequence MTLRRAYLFVVIALTPTAMMADELADIERITTTATRSSTANTPRPFVISTVSQTALKLVAPTHIEQVLKHVAGANIQHGNGQEYLPALRSPVLSGAGACGGILTAEDGIALRAAGFCNINELFEAHTEMAERIEVLKGPGSALYGSNAVHGVINVITPDSTQARGFASLDLGSFGYKRAKFQQGHDMGDSGIGISASVTRDSGYRDDESVAQEKVSLRYRLETDNVSVVSGLTFSDLDQHTAGFIEGFESYKDPIIAQSNAYTDAFRKATALRAWSQFTWQNERSTLVITPYLRDQDMRFFKHFLPGTPLEENGQTGGGVQSLWHYQGFDSVQVELGFDGEYTQANMLQYQQNPTQGSAFLVATVPQGKHYDYDVASTLYAPFFNLQWQWQALRIDAGARYEHLNYDYDNNMAAGRNRDDGTPCGMGGCRYSRPPSSENSFSTWSPKFGLNWALSGQHLIYANVSQGYRAPQAAELYQLQRNQTVAGLAVETANNLELGIKGVFNDGENPLNYVFSVYGMDKDNVIFRDSDFFTINDGKSSHRGVELELEYAFNADWQLRFAGTHAKHRYESEQQLGDVNIKGNEMDTAPRNIANVQLNWQPRDTIMTSVEWHHVGRYFTDAENLHEYEGHQLVNVRANWQPTEQLSLTLRINNLANTAYADRADYTSFSGDRYFPGKPRHLAMTLQYNW from the coding sequence ATGACACTGCGCCGCGCTTATTTGTTTGTTGTTATTGCACTCACCCCCACGGCGATGATGGCAGATGAACTCGCTGATATCGAACGCATTACCACCACGGCCACTCGCAGCAGCACTGCCAACACACCGCGACCATTTGTGATTAGCACAGTATCGCAAACCGCGCTCAAATTGGTTGCGCCGACACACATCGAGCAAGTGCTCAAACACGTGGCGGGGGCAAATATCCAACATGGTAATGGTCAAGAATACTTACCTGCGCTGCGCTCGCCAGTGCTCTCTGGTGCGGGTGCGTGTGGGGGGATTTTAACCGCAGAAGATGGCATTGCGCTTCGCGCGGCAGGGTTTTGTAATATTAATGAGCTTTTTGAAGCCCATACCGAAATGGCCGAGCGCATTGAAGTCCTCAAAGGCCCCGGCTCTGCGTTATATGGTTCGAACGCCGTACATGGGGTGATCAACGTAATCACACCCGACAGCACACAAGCGCGCGGCTTTGCTTCGCTCGATTTAGGTTCGTTTGGTTACAAGCGAGCAAAGTTCCAACAAGGCCATGATATGGGCGACTCTGGCATAGGCATAAGTGCAAGTGTCACCCGTGACAGCGGTTACCGCGATGACGAAAGTGTCGCGCAAGAAAAGGTGAGCTTGAGGTATCGTCTTGAAACGGACAACGTGTCTGTGGTGTCGGGGCTCACGTTTTCCGACCTTGATCAGCATACAGCTGGGTTTATCGAAGGTTTTGAAAGCTACAAAGATCCAATCATTGCACAAAGCAATGCCTATACTGATGCCTTTCGTAAAGCGACAGCGCTTCGGGCTTGGTCACAATTTACCTGGCAAAATGAGCGAAGTACATTAGTGATCACCCCGTATTTACGTGATCAAGATATGAGGTTTTTTAAGCACTTTTTACCCGGTACCCCCCTTGAAGAAAACGGCCAAACCGGAGGTGGGGTTCAGTCCCTTTGGCATTATCAAGGCTTTGACAGTGTACAAGTTGAGCTTGGTTTTGATGGTGAATATACCCAAGCCAACATGTTGCAATACCAACAAAATCCAACCCAAGGCTCGGCGTTTTTAGTAGCCACTGTACCACAAGGCAAACATTATGATTACGATGTTGCCAGTACCTTGTATGCTCCATTTTTTAATCTGCAGTGGCAATGGCAAGCACTCCGTATTGACGCCGGAGCGCGTTACGAGCACTTAAATTATGATTACGACAACAATATGGCAGCAGGGCGCAATCGTGATGATGGCACGCCTTGTGGAATGGGCGGATGCCGCTACAGTCGCCCACCGAGCAGTGAAAACAGCTTTAGCACATGGTCACCCAAATTTGGGTTAAATTGGGCGCTCAGCGGCCAACACTTAATCTACGCTAACGTCTCGCAGGGCTACCGTGCCCCTCAAGCGGCTGAACTCTATCAATTACAACGCAATCAAACTGTCGCGGGCTTAGCTGTCGAAACCGCCAACAATCTTGAGCTGGGCATTAAAGGTGTGTTTAATGATGGTGAAAACCCATTGAACTATGTGTTTTCTGTGTATGGGATGGACAAAGACAATGTGATTTTCCGCGACAGTGACTTTTTTACTATTAACGACGGGAAGTCATCTCATCGGGGTGTTGAACTTGAGCTCGAATATGCATTCAATGCTGATTGGCAATTGCGCTTTGCAGGCACTCATGCCAAGCACCGTTATGAGTCAGAACAACAACTGGGTGACGTCAATATCAAAGGCAATGAAATGGACACCGCCCCGCGTAATATCGCCAATGTGCAGCTCAATTGGCAACCGCGCGACACCATCATGACCTCCGTCGAATGGCATCATGTTGGCCGTTATTTTACCGATGCCGAAAACCTTCATGAGTATGAGGGGCACCAGCTAGTGAATGTGCGCGCCAACTGGCAACCAACAGAGCAATTAAGCCTGACATTACGCATTAATAACTTGGCCAATACCGCCTATGCAGATCGCGCCGATTACACCAGTTTCAGTGGCGACCGTTATTTCCCGGGGAAACCCCGTCATTTAGCAATGACCCTACAATATAATTGGTAA
- a CDS encoding DUF5992 family protein, whose protein sequence is MKYLLAIMISAIPTICQAGYIVKNAVITELANTNWNSDSFTVGVNGGEGVCADSTITFKTTAAGDIGTFNRAFSTALLAIEMGQSVSIYNYQGNGCHDAAYIRIDSPVTSYQVGDKGPAGGVVFYVTNNGTRGLEASQYILGPSAWGCSNAKNNTLSSIGEGKNNTLQIIELCGSNNIAAAANLYQFGGYSDWYLPSLDELLELKNSNVGGCFSRESNLWSSSALRDTVIDAAYAQINLRGTFLTAQTTLSELHYACPIRSF, encoded by the coding sequence ATGAAATACTTACTTGCTATCATGATTTCTGCTATACCAACCATTTGTCAGGCAGGGTATATCGTCAAAAATGCGGTCATTACTGAATTAGCTAATACGAATTGGAACAGCGATAGTTTTACTGTCGGAGTTAACGGAGGAGAAGGAGTATGCGCCGATTCAACCATAACCTTTAAGACAACGGCGGCTGGTGATATTGGAACATTTAACCGTGCCTTTTCGACGGCCTTGCTCGCCATCGAAATGGGACAGTCTGTTTCGATTTATAATTATCAAGGTAACGGTTGTCACGACGCAGCCTATATTAGGATCGACTCCCCAGTTACCTCGTACCAAGTTGGCGATAAAGGTCCTGCCGGTGGAGTGGTATTCTATGTAACTAATAACGGCACTAGGGGATTGGAGGCTTCACAATATATTCTAGGGCCATCAGCTTGGGGCTGCAGTAATGCAAAAAACAACACCCTCAGCTCAATTGGCGAAGGAAAAAACAACACACTTCAAATCATCGAGTTATGTGGCTCGAATAATATTGCAGCCGCTGCCAACTTATACCAATTTGGTGGTTACAGCGATTGGTACCTCCCATCACTTGATGAATTGTTGGAACTCAAAAATAGCAATGTTGGCGGATGCTTTAGTAGAGAATCTAACCTATGGAGCTCATCAGCTCTCAGGGACACCGTCATAGATGCTGCATATGCACAAATAAATTTGCGGGGTACTTTTTTGACTGCGCAAACAACACTTAGTGAGCTCCATTATGCCTGCCCTATAAGAAGCTTTTAA
- a CDS encoding DUF5992 family protein — protein MKIHILTLSALLLSSPVMSGEWAIKDAKIISIANAKSNLDTFTIWIAGGSGFCSNQTISFPVDFAFNAGVHDRAYQTALLAIKLNATVDVYSYNTSDICENAAYIKMSYSQTAN, from the coding sequence ATGAAAATTCACATTCTAACCCTATCAGCTCTTTTACTCTCTTCTCCTGTAATGAGCGGAGAATGGGCAATTAAGGACGCAAAAATCATTTCAATCGCTAACGCAAAAAGTAATTTAGATACTTTTACTATTTGGATTGCAGGCGGCAGTGGTTTCTGTTCAAACCAAACCATTAGTTTCCCAGTGGATTTTGCCTTTAATGCCGGTGTTCACGATCGCGCTTATCAAACAGCTTTGCTAGCTATCAAACTCAACGCCACGGTAGACGTTTACAGTTACAATACTTCCGACATCTGTGAAAATGCAGCTTATATAAAAATGAGCTATAGCCAAACAGCTAATTAG
- a CDS encoding DUF1428 domain-containing protein translates to MSYVDGYVVAVPRKSKSDYIRLAEEAAAVFKDHGALSVVENWADDVPDGKLTSLPMAVKCEEGEDVVFSWIVWPSREARDAGNKAAMEDDRFKDWEPNKMPFDGKRMIFGGFTTIVNV, encoded by the coding sequence ATGTCTTATGTTGATGGTTACGTAGTTGCTGTTCCGAGGAAGAGTAAGTCTGATTATATTCGGCTTGCTGAAGAAGCTGCTGCTGTGTTCAAAGATCATGGTGCACTATCAGTTGTTGAAAATTGGGCTGATGATGTGCCTGATGGTAAATTAACCTCATTGCCCATGGCTGTTAAATGTGAAGAAGGAGAGGACGTGGTTTTTTCATGGATTGTCTGGCCATCACGAGAAGCGCGTGATGCAGGCAATAAGGCCGCGATGGAAGATGACCGATTTAAGGATTGGGAGCCTAATAAAATGCCATTTGATGGTAAGAGAATGATATTTGGCGGTTTTACAACCATTGTGAATGTTTAG
- a CDS encoding M24 family metallopeptidase has product MSKKLALFVAICGLSLPLAAQDASQGLKITTLPDVLSFKERIPLINDMVKDRLDNLLPTLMQEAELDMWLVINREYGEDRLFYTLVPQPTFAARRTSILVFSKQPDGRVDRFNVSRYPIGDLYPTVWQGGSSEQQWHRLAEVIAERDPKRIGINMSADWALADGLSVGLHNQLVKSLPNKYQQRLVSAEDLVIRWLETRSEKELQVYPTAVSLARGVIAEAFSNKVITPKVTTTDDVAWYLRERFEALQLRPWFQPYVNVQRQGDKADKDAAVLGQANQVILPGDVLHTDVGICYLNLCTDTQEMAYVLKHQETDVPQGLKQALKLGNRWQDILTNNFKTGLTGNQILANTIKQSEAENIISSTYTHPLGFVGHAPGPTIGMWDNQSPTPIQGDWILNPNTVYAIEGNIKRQVPEWDNQWVQIKLEQDALFDGKNVRYLAGRQTTWHLIR; this is encoded by the coding sequence ATGTCTAAAAAACTGGCTTTATTCGTCGCAATTTGTGGCTTAAGTTTACCCTTAGCCGCACAAGATGCATCTCAAGGGCTTAAAATTACAACCCTGCCCGATGTTTTATCTTTTAAAGAACGAATCCCTCTAATTAACGACATGGTCAAAGACCGACTCGACAACTTATTACCAACTCTCATGCAAGAAGCCGAACTCGATATGTGGCTGGTTATTAACCGTGAGTATGGTGAAGACAGACTATTTTATACCTTGGTCCCTCAACCCACTTTTGCAGCAAGACGCACCTCAATACTGGTTTTTTCTAAGCAACCTGATGGGCGGGTAGATAGATTTAATGTGAGCCGCTACCCGATTGGCGATTTATATCCCACAGTCTGGCAAGGCGGTAGCTCAGAGCAACAATGGCACCGTTTAGCTGAAGTCATCGCAGAGCGCGACCCAAAACGCATTGGTATTAACATGAGCGCAGATTGGGCGCTCGCTGACGGTTTAAGTGTCGGGCTGCATAACCAACTAGTAAAATCGTTACCAAACAAATACCAACAGCGTTTAGTCAGCGCAGAAGATTTAGTGATCCGCTGGCTCGAAACGCGCAGCGAAAAAGAACTGCAAGTTTACCCCACCGCAGTCTCGCTTGCCCGCGGTGTAATAGCCGAAGCATTTTCAAATAAAGTCATTACACCCAAAGTGACTACTACCGATGACGTTGCGTGGTATTTACGTGAACGTTTTGAAGCCCTGCAACTGCGCCCATGGTTTCAACCTTATGTAAACGTTCAGCGCCAAGGCGATAAAGCCGACAAAGACGCGGCTGTTTTAGGTCAGGCCAATCAAGTTATTTTGCCTGGTGACGTCCTTCATACTGACGTCGGGATTTGTTATTTAAACCTGTGTACTGATACTCAAGAAATGGCTTATGTATTAAAACACCAAGAAACAGATGTCCCGCAAGGCCTTAAACAGGCATTGAAATTGGGCAATCGCTGGCAGGATATATTAACCAATAACTTCAAAACAGGTTTAACCGGTAATCAAATATTGGCCAACACCATCAAACAAAGTGAAGCTGAAAACATCATCAGTAGCACCTATACACACCCGCTTGGTTTTGTTGGCCACGCTCCAGGCCCAACAATTGGTATGTGGGACAACCAATCCCCCACGCCCATTCAAGGCGATTGGATACTCAATCCAAATACGGTGTATGCTATTGAAGGCAATATAAAAAGACAAGTACCCGAATGGGATAATCAATGGGTGCAAATCAAACTAGAACAAGACGCTCTGTTCGATGGGAAAAACGTGCGCTACTTAGCAGGCCGACAAACCACATGGCATCTGATCCGATAA
- a CDS encoding DUF6491 family protein: MKNLLTVTLISVSLLGCASTTMSSKERNTSYAQYVKGENLSSKDKITSFKYDGWKSLSDNYLIITTIQKDDYLIETKGKCVNLNDSISIKLNRSSNSSLDKFGDTITPISSSTEDYITTNCHIKSIYPISDKQVDYLVNIGQSVQKQS, encoded by the coding sequence ATGAAAAACTTATTAACAGTGACTTTGATTTCAGTTTCACTTTTGGGTTGTGCATCAACAACAATGTCATCAAAAGAGCGAAATACTTCATATGCGCAATATGTGAAGGGTGAGAATTTATCTAGTAAAGATAAAATTACTAGTTTTAAATATGATGGCTGGAAGTCGCTCTCTGACAATTATTTAATTATTACTACTATTCAAAAAGATGATTACCTTATTGAAACTAAAGGAAAGTGTGTAAATTTAAATGATTCAATAAGCATCAAACTAAACCGTTCTTCTAATTCTTCTTTAGATAAGTTTGGCGATACGATAACGCCTATTAGTTCTTCAACTGAAGATTACATCACCACAAATTGTCATATTAAATCTATTTACCCAATTTCGGATAAGCAGGTTGATTATCTAGTTAATATTGGTCAATCAGTTCAAAAACAAAGTTAA
- a CDS encoding beta propeller repeat protein produces the protein MYKSRCLLISLTFVCLSLIGCGSGSNDQDDFVPEKPFIPIFTELGLAGHKIEKMLKVNDQLIALTDQGIHRFGAQWQALTDTRYHVLDMAIVSDTHWIASVEKNSHAFFIESLDAGTTWQLLDDNFGGDDSHGDTDLLEVARTLVYDSENQKLYATGRNVLASSSDFARSWTVEEGAWGAMASGLGALLVHQQKPDVWYGGQNAIENPVLDQFNTDSFALTMHGQAITEHLPSPSVIYQILVDPKNSERIIASGEGGIVHSNDYGETWLPLLTNQNYRFHYSPVFDPNNPNTLYTAGWNKGDDFQPLILEVSQDNGQSWQAYPDEKDRFEGGVRTMLAVDESGKTVLYIGLYRNGVVKVSVE, from the coding sequence ATGTATAAAAGCCGTTGCTTACTTATTTCGCTTACTTTTGTCTGTCTATCACTTATCGGTTGTGGCTCAGGTTCTAACGATCAGGATGATTTTGTACCCGAAAAACCATTTATCCCTATCTTTACTGAGCTTGGTTTAGCGGGCCATAAAATAGAAAAAATGTTGAAAGTGAATGATCAGCTTATAGCTTTGACTGACCAAGGAATTCATCGTTTTGGCGCTCAATGGCAGGCGTTGACTGATACCCGTTACCATGTTTTAGACATGGCTATCGTTAGTGATACTCACTGGATAGCAAGTGTTGAAAAAAATAGTCATGCATTTTTTATTGAGAGTCTGGATGCGGGGACTACTTGGCAATTGCTCGATGACAATTTTGGCGGTGATGATTCGCACGGCGACACAGATTTGCTTGAGGTCGCAAGAACCCTAGTGTATGACTCTGAAAACCAAAAGTTGTATGCAACAGGAAGGAACGTACTGGCGAGTTCGTCTGACTTTGCTCGTTCTTGGACTGTTGAAGAAGGTGCTTGGGGGGCAATGGCAAGTGGCTTAGGTGCACTGTTAGTACATCAACAAAAACCAGATGTATGGTATGGCGGGCAAAATGCCATTGAAAACCCTGTTTTAGATCAATTTAATACTGATTCCTTTGCGCTTACGATGCATGGGCAGGCTATTACTGAACACTTACCTAGCCCAAGTGTGATCTATCAAATTCTAGTGGACCCTAAAAATAGTGAACGGATTATTGCTAGCGGTGAGGGAGGGATTGTTCACAGCAATGATTATGGTGAAACTTGGTTGCCTTTACTCACAAATCAAAATTATCGCTTTCATTATTCACCCGTATTTGATCCAAATAATCCTAATACGCTTTATACCGCGGGTTGGAATAAAGGTGATGATTTTCAACCCCTCATTTTAGAGGTCAGTCAGGATAACGGTCAAAGCTGGCAAGCTTACCCTGATGAAAAGGATCGATTCGAAGGAGGTGTTAGAACTATGTTAGCTGTTGATGAATCTGGTAAAACAGTGCTTTACATTGGCTTATATCGAAATGGTGTCGTAAAAGTGAGCGTTGAATAG
- a CDS encoding S41 family peptidase, with protein MAVKCSKGLIFGALLCATTVSYAESSAVSPVISEEQQLVVIHTLTQHIEQRSIVPEASKRVAEQLIKHYDGYKYLGFDQPSDFAAKLSDDIQALLKDSSFVVHTNNNTREILASATQPASNKINRVNDEIALIELDLHSTHAQIDTLFSQVKDADVLVFDLRNSYSPAVITSDSLQYVASYLFNQPTTLYQLEQPAKQQTKQVRTLDKVAGEKRGEVPVYVLTSAQTGIVAERFSLLLQHLQRAYIVGEPTAGRVNITENIALDSSLMLTLPTAIFTAGKRSEPQHSDAVPSPMPLQPDLLVTSFLAFTETQPLAEQSAVEYRVLQGRGTPQETFSQNKGVISYSDWRFYGNDCALEYRMSEPMYNANTERYQFAYQLRYYGHGSAKMRYSLGNGIEQMTQQANFSDKSDLKSAISRGFKSFEPIKMTQCSVL; from the coding sequence ATGGCTGTAAAGTGTAGCAAAGGATTGATTTTTGGGGCGCTGCTCTGTGCAACGACGGTGTCTTACGCTGAAAGCTCGGCCGTGTCGCCTGTTATCAGCGAAGAGCAGCAGCTTGTGGTTATTCACACTTTAACGCAGCACATAGAGCAGCGCAGTATTGTTCCAGAGGCTAGCAAACGGGTGGCTGAGCAATTAATTAAACACTATGACGGTTATAAATACTTAGGGTTTGATCAGCCTAGTGATTTTGCTGCGAAGTTAAGCGACGATATACAGGCTTTGTTAAAGGACTCGTCGTTTGTGGTGCATACGAACAATAACACGCGCGAGATTTTAGCCAGTGCTACGCAGCCCGCTAGCAATAAAATTAACCGCGTAAATGATGAAATTGCACTGATTGAACTCGATTTACACAGCACGCATGCTCAAATTGATACCTTATTTAGCCAAGTGAAAGACGCTGATGTATTAGTGTTTGATTTACGAAATAGCTATTCGCCCGCAGTAATCACTTCTGACTCGCTTCAGTATGTTGCCAGTTATTTATTCAATCAGCCTACGACACTTTATCAGCTTGAACAGCCCGCTAAACAGCAAACAAAACAAGTACGCACGTTAGATAAAGTCGCAGGTGAAAAGCGTGGCGAGGTGCCAGTTTATGTGCTGACAAGCGCACAAACGGGTATTGTCGCAGAGCGATTTTCATTGCTATTACAGCATTTACAACGGGCATATATTGTTGGTGAGCCTACCGCGGGGCGGGTCAATATCACAGAAAACATCGCACTGGATTCATCGTTAATGCTTACTTTACCAACAGCGATATTCACTGCAGGCAAACGTAGCGAGCCACAGCACAGTGATGCAGTACCAAGCCCAATGCCTTTACAACCAGATTTACTAGTGACCTCGTTTTTAGCGTTTACTGAAACCCAGCCATTAGCTGAGCAATCGGCTGTCGAATACCGTGTGTTGCAAGGGCGCGGCACACCACAAGAAACTTTCTCACAAAATAAAGGTGTTATTAGTTATTCAGATTGGCGTTTTTACGGCAATGATTGTGCGCTCGAATACCGCATGTCTGAGCCTATGTATAATGCCAACACTGAGCGTTACCAGTTTGCTTATCAGCTCAGATATTACGGCCACGGCAGCGCTAAAATGCGTTATTCATTGGGAAATGGTATTGAACAAATGACCCAACAAGCTAATTTTTCCGACAAAAGCGATCTTAAAAGTGCTATTAGTCGGGGTTTTAAATCGTTTGAGCCGATTAAGATGACGCAATGTAGCGTGCTTTAA
- a CDS encoding ATP-binding cassette domain-containing protein has product MPSFHLQDIHFQLPCGRTLFTDLNWHHHHHRSALIGRNGVGKSLLGQIITGKQSPSLGCVSRPKSLGYFAQNHKLIHAQRTIADYLGVEKALVALERVAQGEIEQHWFDTIAERWQLHEEISGLLSWLRLPCDPYLKLCELSGGQLATLMLWRLFDQFNHADSLLILDEPSNHLDQRGKAWLVEQMHCFKGAILIISHDRVLLDKTAHIYELDSLGLHHYCGNYRAYLQQKNAEQQALERQLNHTRREHQCRLDTALQAKQKAAQRARQGQKSVHQGSQPKVTQDFKKNKAGSQLSRAATLTQGRLLALKRQEQTLKSRQATQEQNRLYIHECADSAPKRMVLNLFECQLPFGQAEPITMCVRTGQKWQIQGDNGAGKSTLFKVVQGVIQPVMGDVLCQHEVMYLDQHASMLQPHLSVLEQCRDACENIHLSQMRTLLAGIGLRGDAVQQKVATLSGGQKMKLAMLMVSHQVASPLLLLDEPDNHLDLVAKQQLAELLNDYSGTFLLISHDEEFVKACGVTERLKL; this is encoded by the coding sequence ATGCCATCATTTCATCTTCAAGATATTCACTTTCAATTACCGTGTGGGCGTACTTTATTTACTGATTTAAATTGGCATCACCACCATCATCGCTCGGCACTCATTGGCCGTAATGGTGTGGGGAAGTCACTTCTAGGGCAGATTATTACCGGTAAACAGAGTCCTTCATTAGGCTGTGTATCTCGGCCAAAAAGTTTGGGTTATTTTGCTCAAAACCATAAATTGATCCATGCACAGCGCACGATTGCTGATTATTTAGGGGTCGAAAAAGCATTAGTCGCACTTGAGCGTGTGGCCCAAGGGGAAATTGAGCAACATTGGTTTGATACCATTGCTGAGCGCTGGCAATTACATGAGGAGATCAGTGGGTTATTGTCTTGGTTGCGTTTGCCCTGTGATCCTTATTTGAAACTCTGTGAGCTCAGTGGTGGTCAGCTAGCAACATTAATGTTGTGGCGTTTATTCGATCAATTTAATCATGCTGACAGCCTACTCATATTAGATGAGCCATCGAATCACCTTGATCAAAGAGGCAAAGCATGGCTTGTGGAGCAAATGCACTGTTTTAAAGGCGCGATTTTAATCATCAGCCATGATCGGGTATTGCTTGATAAAACGGCACATATTTATGAGCTCGACAGTTTAGGTTTGCATCATTATTGCGGTAATTATAGGGCTTATTTACAGCAAAAAAATGCTGAGCAGCAAGCATTGGAACGCCAGCTGAACCATACTCGTCGCGAGCATCAATGTCGGTTAGATACTGCGCTTCAGGCTAAACAAAAAGCAGCACAACGCGCTCGGCAAGGGCAAAAAAGTGTACATCAAGGCAGTCAACCCAAAGTCACGCAAGACTTCAAAAAGAATAAAGCCGGATCCCAGTTATCACGTGCTGCCACACTGACACAAGGGCGTCTTTTGGCGTTAAAGCGCCAAGAACAAACACTCAAAAGCCGCCAAGCCACCCAAGAGCAAAATCGTTTATACATTCATGAATGTGCTGACTCTGCGCCAAAGCGAATGGTACTCAACCTTTTTGAGTGCCAATTGCCGTTTGGTCAGGCTGAGCCGATAACTATGTGTGTCAGGACAGGGCAAAAATGGCAAATCCAGGGCGATAATGGTGCCGGAAAATCGACCCTTTTTAAGGTAGTTCAAGGTGTTATTCAACCTGTTATGGGCGACGTATTGTGCCAACATGAGGTGATGTATTTAGATCAGCATGCCAGTATGTTGCAGCCGCATTTGAGTGTGTTGGAACAGTGTCGAGATGCCTGCGAGAATATTCATTTGAGCCAGATGCGCACATTACTCGCAGGAATTGGCTTACGGGGCGATGCAGTGCAACAAAAGGTTGCAACACTCAGCGGCGGTCAGAAAATGAAACTGGCCATGTTGATGGTCAGTCATCAAGTGGCATCGCCTTTGCTGTTGTTAGATGAGCCTGATAACCACTTGGATTTAGTGGCCAAACAGCAGTTAGCTGAGTTACTAAACGACTACTCAGGTACTTTTTTGTTAATCAGCCATGATGAAGAGTTTGTCAAAGCGTGCGGGGTGACTGAGCGTTTAAAGCTGTAA
- a CDS encoding substrate-binding periplasmic protein, with the protein MYRFKFFIVIVILIIMHQGTAHAQKPIMSVAIDHAPPFTFIDDKGRPKGLIIDVMESLRSQLPYDFEYIQCPWARCLKLVESGAVDLLPGATRTQSREQVFIYIDPPFIDRNEVNQFRFYTNKRHLAINTYTDLYPLNIGTLRGSTYNEQFENDNTITKIAFVDIQSMFDALEKNRIDAFIYYDDTVVPLLKEFDPLNKISASKLGLPTKQYAYLVMSKKSKHLPQVEAISEQLKALIDEGKIKQLFERYGL; encoded by the coding sequence ATGTATCGTTTTAAATTTTTCATCGTCATTGTTATCTTAATAATCATGCATCAAGGTACTGCACATGCTCAAAAACCAATAATGAGCGTTGCCATTGACCACGCACCTCCGTTCACTTTTATTGACGATAAAGGGCGACCAAAAGGACTCATTATTGATGTGATGGAGTCTCTGCGTTCACAATTGCCTTATGATTTTGAATACATCCAATGCCCGTGGGCAAGGTGTTTAAAACTAGTCGAGAGCGGTGCTGTTGACCTGCTTCCGGGAGCAACTCGCACCCAATCTCGCGAGCAGGTATTTATTTATATTGACCCGCCCTTTATTGACCGAAATGAAGTGAATCAGTTTCGCTTTTACACCAATAAACGTCACCTTGCGATCAACACTTACACCGATTTATACCCATTAAATATCGGCACCCTCAGAGGTTCAACCTACAATGAACAATTTGAGAATGACAATACAATAACTAAAATCGCCTTTGTCGATATTCAAAGCATGTTTGATGCACTTGAAAAAAATCGCATCGATGCTTTTATTTACTACGACGATACCGTCGTGCCTTTACTCAAAGAATTTGATCCTCTCAATAAGATCAGTGCTTCAAAGCTAGGTTTGCCCACCAAGCAATATGCTTACTTAGTGATGTCAAAAAAATCGAAGCATCTACCACAAGTTGAGGCTATCAGTGAACAATTAAAAGCTTTAATTGATGAAGGTAAAATTAAGCAATTGTTCGAGCGATACGGTCTTTAA